The DNA window TCATATCATAAGACCGAagtaacctcataaaaagcaaatcaaaataaattataaattttaatcctTAGTCAACTCAATACTGAAGAATGATATCAAAGgaagaaatcaattaaaaaaaaacataaaaatgaacCAAGTCAATCCATAAAACTCATGACTCAGATAAACAAACtgaagataacctcataaaaaaataaaaaaaataaattgatttaactcAAATTGATCTGCTAAATCTGTAACTTGATCATGGACTTAGGATAACCCTATAaagagcaaaacaaaaaaaaaattataaagcttaatttttaatcacCATGTCGGACACAATGTTAAAAAGCTAAAACCCACGACCTTGACTGTGAGACGAATATATCATcgtagaaagcaaatcaaaaaaaattatgaagctcaattccatAATTGCCTAGTGTTGAatgaatgaaattaataaaaaaaatcaattaaaaaggacATAAAACGACTCGGGCCAACTTAATTAACTCATTAAGCATTATTCCTAGGTCATGAGGTTgaaataacataatagaaagtaaacaaaacaaatcacgaagtttaattctcaattaacttaatattaaatgataaaattaaaaaatataattaaaaaaaagcctGAGTCAATTGGATAACTCGAGATCCatgtcataaaaatgtgataacttaataaaaaataaatttaataataaaagatgaaataaaaaaaattaattgaaaagaaaatcagataaatgaaaaaaaaaaggagaggtaCAATAAAACTCCAATTAacctaatatcaaaaattaaaattaaaaaaaaaagttaaataagaaaagaaaaaaaatttaaatcaatcgagttaactcatcaaactcgCAACCCATATcatgagagtgtgataacttaataaaaaataaatttaatattaaatgataaaacttaaaaaataaatgaaaaaaaaaaagataaaaaaaaaaaaactaaaccacaTAGTAcgtacaataataataatttgttattgaaTCCTGCCTGCTGCTAGAACCTAAACGACACCGTTTTCATTTGACATCTTTGTTTTGGTTAGAAACGATAACATTTAAGACATTTCCGAATCTAAACACCACATGTTGAATCCTACATCCTGCTGGAACCTAAACGACATAGTTTTTAGTTGAATCTTTGTTGTGGTTAGAAACGATGATGTTTACGGCTTGTCTAGATCTAGACGCCACATGAAGAGATATAATCATTTTTGCCTTTAATAAACTAGGATGATACCTTTTGTCACGGTTTAAATAAACTCGTGCGGTAGCCTAGTCCCTCACTAGACTCAGCCTTCCCTCTCCAATATCGTGTTTGCCTACTAACTAAGTGTTTCCCTCACCCAAGAGGTTTCCCCACTTTCTCAAGTTAAAGACAAGCGGAATACACAAGTAGATTGCAACAAAGTAAAGCACACCAAGAATACAAGAAGAACTCTCAATCTTTATTTATCTCGTCAACAAAGGATTACACAATGACTATGTGTGCTATGCACAGAAATCGCATGCTACATAACCAAGCTTACACACGTTATTTCTCTCTATGCATTCCCTATCTCGTATGCTCTCTTCTCTACCACATCTAAGAGCATCAACAACTATTTATAGCCAAGTATGTGAGCTGCAAGGCTCACCCATGATCTCCTATTTTTCAGGACATAGTGGGGCACTTTCTCCCCCATGTTCTCCATGATCTCAGTAGCTTGGAGAACACCCCAGTCATGCTCCCATGTTCTGCCCCCATGAGGCTGCCACTTCACCCATATTCTGCCCCATGATCCCATGATCTAGGAAGACCATGACTGCCACTAGCCCACGTTCTGCATGCCCACCTGGCAGCCCCATCTGCTAGCTCTTGCTTCGTCAGCTGTTGAGTCACTCATATATCTTGGACAGTCCTTCGTCCAAGTTTTAGATTGTGCCAAGTCGATGACTTGCACAAGCTGTTGCACGCTGTTGAATTCGCATCTGCGTGCAGGCTGTCAATTCCTGCGCTGCCGAATTCGCATCTGCGTGCAGGTTGCCAATGTCTTCGCTGCAGAATTCCTCGACAGCCCCATCTGCTAGCTCTTGCTTCGTCAGCTGTTGAGTCACTCATATATCTTGGACAGTCCTTCGTCCAAGTTTTAGATTGTGCCAAGTCGAGCCCCTGACTTGCACAAGCTGTTGCACGCTGTTGAATTCGCATCTGCGTGCAGGCTGTCAATTCCTGCGCTGTCGAATTCGCATCTGCGTGCAGGTTGCCAATGTCTTCGCTGCAGAATTCCTCGACAGCCCCTGTTCTCGTCAGCCTATGCCCCTGACGAGTTTTCCTGCCTGGCTTGGACATTCCATCGTCCAGCCCATGTTTGTCAACAAATCTGCGCCGTCGATTTATCGGTGGGATCTAGCTAGACGCCACATTAAGAGATATAATCACTGTTTTGCCTGCGAAGCGTACACCTCGTGCACATTTAACAGTGTTACACCTTTTGTTTTAAACTGCTTGAGTAATGGACTTAAGAATTGAGGTCTCAGAGGCCATACCAGTATTGTGCATTCTGTTATATATTTTCCTCTCCGTGCGTGATAAATGGAGCACACCATGCTATACgcaaaacaacagcaacaaagcttctcttttcttctgtATTGATTGCTTTGCCCACAAAAACTCAGCAGACCAATCTCCCTCCTGCTATTCACCCTGCATAACTACAACGGCTGCCGCCATATCTTTCTAGCAATAGTACAAGTGAAGAAAAGATGATCATGATCCTCATTAccaatattaaagaaaacattAAGAGTCGAATTAAGAGCACTGTAGTTAAATTCTTGCAGTCATGATATAGCGATTATGTGGGTACAGATCCAGATTGCAGAGCCCCTTGAACGCAAGTTACTTCAGGATGGAAGCTATCTCTGATCACTGTTGATCTGtgttttttacaataaattacGGCTTTGTTATAGCTTTCTGAAAACCCTAAAATgctatttttcttgttaatttaaaagcattatgattatttttaaaatattttttatttgaaaatgtattaaaataatattttttttttttttaaaaataatttttaataaaaatgcatccaaatgatttgaaaataaaaaaaatattaatttaaaataaaaaataaaaaaaattaatttttttcaaaaatacttttaaaatacaaaaataaaactttaaaatgcaAGCAAACCATTGGTTTCCCCCATCCAAATAAGCACCACTGTTGAACACAGAACCATAAGGACTtgagatttgttatttttaagctTAACCATGTATTCTCAAAACTGAGGTTCGAGCCCTTCCTGCTACTAGTATAATAGCCCCATTGATCTAAAGGATTTTACTCCTCCAgagcttatttgtttttggattttaaaaatgtttttaaaataaaataaaaatattttttttatttaattttttttatattttttttcaaactgttttgacatattaatattaaagataaatttataaaaataaaaaaaattatttaatatattttttaaataaaaatcattactaTACTAATATTCTCGTTAGACAAGGCAATCATAGAATTCACCGGAGGTTTTTTCAGCGGCCTCACCTCAGATTTAGGTTAAAGTACAGATCTGGAGCCAAGTAGTACCTCTTTTGGCTAAAAAAGTTTGGTAACAATCCCCATTCTTTGGCTACGGATATCTCAATATCTGAAACAAAAGGGGGAAGTCTTCTATGACTTTTGGCTGCAGAAGGATTTATGAAATTGCTTTACGTTTTCCTTTTACACATGATTTAGTTATTCTTTTGAATTCAATTCGTCAgcaaaagaagaggaaacaCTAATAAGTGGCGTAAAAGAACatggaaaaagaaattttgtaTGGAAAGGCCCAGTAGCAAACATGCCATTTGGTTGTGGATCCTCACAACTATTTCTAGTTTCTATCTAGGCATTTTACTTTAAATCCTATACAGGGTAATTTAAGCAATTAACAAAGCAtttcaaaagagaaacaaagatTTAGGGATAAGGTCACTTTGAACATGGCTTTTGGCTGTCTGTGGTGACTGGTGAGGGTCACGTATCCATGGGGCACTGAAGAAGAAATTCTAAACTCCATACGTACTTCATGAAGGCACTGATGATCACAGTATCAGATCATCTCCAAGTTCATTGATAACTCTCTCCACTTTCGATAGCATATCTGGCAATGACAGAAGAAAAAATGTgacaaaaaaccaaaagagtTTCCGTAAAGAAAGTGTTTACTCAAGTGCAGATATCACCAGCTCTACAATTTGGTTTCTTTGCAACGCCCAGTCCAAGCTAATAACTCTAAATTATCTGGTATAGTAAATTTAGTTTCCTAAGCTAATGGCAATTAGCGAGCTCCAAACAAGATGAAAAAATGGGATAACGTTAGCATATTACAATAAACTAGCTTAGGATGCTAATATCAAGCTTAAGTGGAGAGGACCAACATGTATTCTCAGAGCAAGCTTCCTTAAGCATGCTGCAATAATAAGAATGGACGCGTGCCTTGGAAACTGGGAGCTCATAGAGGATGGATTCTAATATGAGTGCACTGAGAATTTAACTTACCTTGAAAGGAAGAATCCTCCATGTATTTCTGCAAGAAAGCAAGATTATTATCATAATCACTGTGGTGTATCGTAGAACAGCAAGAACAGGAAATAATAAGCTCAACTTAAGAACAGGAAAtgattattatcgttattattttGGAAGTGTCAAAAGTGTTTCGTCCAATCCAAATCAAGATAAGCTCCAAAGCACCACTATCTATTTCTAGCAACTAGGCATTCATATAGACGTGACAAAAAGTAAGAGAGAGCTACCATAATTTGGGATTTGAGATCGATTTCATGAGATGAACTTGGCTGGCCTGCAGAGAGAGCATTTCAggtaagggaaaaaaatcagTGAATAGATTAATGAACGAGAATCATCAAATTACATCAGTGACAGCATGTATACCTTGTTTGACCTCAGAGCAGCAGTCGAGCAGTAATGACGTAAAGCTGGGAGGCATGGCTGGAGAAATTCCTTCATTGTTGTGATTCAGAGATTTTTCCGTACTCAATGATGCTTGTTCAGCTTCCTTGTTCCAACTCAATTGAAGTTGAGGAGAATAATCTTGAACAGGACCCATCGTGCTCGATTCCTCCTCCACCCAAGCTCTACAGACAGTAAAGTTTGTAAATCTTTAGCAGAGTTGATCAATCAAGTTAGGCAATGACATACCTAGGTTTGTATCCATCAGTAGGCATGAACACAGATTGTGACGAAATCGCTGATTGAAAGTCGCTATCCAGACGTTCAGTTTCAATTGGATCCTCCAGGATAACCTGAAAAcacaacccaaaaaataaaaaataaaatcagcatTTCAAGGAGAGGAACTTAGCCAtgagcttcatgatttattaacaacaatgatttaaaatatcttaaccgccaccttcaaagcatttataaACGCTTCTGCTTCTGAAAAAGTTGAAAATCGAAAGCCAAACTTCTGGATCTGCAAACATGTGAAAGTTGAGCTACATTTTGACTTCAATTTCTATTCGTGACAGAAAAACTCGAATATTATGTTACCTACCTCGTCAAGAGAATCCTTGAAGGTCACAAAGACGGCTCTGGTGCCCCTTGAAGGATATCCAGAAACGCACGAAACCTGAGGCCATGAGAAATGCAGCTTCCAAATATAGTGCTCTTCCTGCACCATCAaattcatattcaattcaaaaataaaccaaattatTCGATACTTTTAATCGATTGCTTCTAAAGGAAGAGTAAATACTACTGACAAGGACGGTGCCGTTTAAAGAGAGCCCGAGGATGGCGTCTTTGGAGTTGGATTGGTAGTTGAGGAGCTGGAGAGAGGCGGTAGCAGAGACGGAGGAGATCCAGGTGCCTCGGGTTGGGCGGCACGTCCGATTGTGAGGGAGAGGAATGAGAGACGGACACGTGGAAGGCAGAGAAGGATAGTTGATGAATCGAGAGAAAGTCACCTGCCATTGGTCTGTAGGAATGGCGGAGGGCACTCTTTGCTCTTCTTCACCGCCTTCATGACCTATTATTGCTAGAGAAGATCCTGCCTCCATGTTTTTCATTCAGTTTTCTCGGTCTCCgcgcttcttcttcttcttcttcttttttcaaattaagggaGGGAAACTGGAGATTGTTGTTTGtttcgtttatttttttcaaaaacaattatttactACTTATATACTACCAGTAAGTTCTCTTTTGTGCCTGATTTTTTTGTACCGGCTGGAAAGGCCCGTTATTGTTAGCTCTTGATGACATgttgtttcttaaaaattaaaaaaagaaagaaaataaataaatgatatggaaatggaaatggaaatggaattgcaaatatttataaataaaataatattaaattagttaagaaattaattaataaataattaaaatcagtttaattatttaattcatctagtaAAGTCaaggaaattaatttataatttattaatatatatatatatatattatttactttttcataaataaataagaataaaataactataacttGAAAATTAACTTGGGTTATTATATGCTTAGTTAATTTGAAAAGTCATTGGTAAGtctatattaattgtttttattaaaaatattaatatttttttaaaaacaaaattatagcTGATATTATCggatttgaatttattaaatcaactaaattataaattaattaaatttaataaaatcaataattttttaatttaatttaaaatttaatctaaattatgaattttttaaataactgtATTTATATTCATCTACCtcttgtaatgaaaaataatatatttttagatttttttaaaaaataatattaaaaataaaaaaatatttaatatatttttaattaaaaattaaatttaaaaaacttcataatatattttttcagttcgattccaaggcttgtttaaaaatataattgcagttattttttaaagtgttttttacttagaaatacaataatataatattttttaattttttaaaaattatttttaatattaatttataatttaaaaattttaaaaatatattaatttttttaaaataaaaattttttttcataaaatttatagaaacatttaaaataactaaaaacacCTCGATAGCCACACCCAGATCGCCCAGATCGCATTTGAATACACAACCTGTCCAtcgttaaattaatattatcgTTGAAAATTTAGCACATCTCtgcaattttttattgtttggcaAAGTTGTTTgcgttttttaaattaaaccacCCGCTCTTTGTAATTTCtcttaatttaatcatttttcattaactcttttttaaaaaagcaggAAGGGAGGAAAAAAATAGACAACCATGAAATCTCTACTGAGTCCACAACCTTCTCTCCCAACTCACATCACCGAACCTCGAATCAATCTCTCCCGTTCAAAAGTCACTTCCTCTCTAAGGTTCGATCGTGACCGTTGGATTGGACGGAAGAAGTGTGGTTTGACTTTGAACGCTGTGTTGGACCCGGCAACAATCGATCAATTTGGGATTTCAGAATCCGAATTAGTAAATCCAGCTGTTTCCACTTCTTATCGGAGCTCCAAGTTGCCGAAACCCAACCAGACGGTCCTTGATGCTCAAGCTAGGGTTTGCACTGGTCCCACCCAGACCAAGCCTCTCAGCGAGGACCAGGCTTTTAAAGTTTTCGGTACCATTTTAAGATCCGGTGAGCTCATAATATTCTCTtcgctctctctccctctcttttttcgtttttttttaatatttttattcagttcaatatgattttataattattaatttaagttagcGTATTTAGATAGACTgaattttgtattaatttttgttaGCTAGAGGggaattaaaagatgaagagcAAGTTTCGAAAGCGCAACTTGGGGCATTTTTTGCTGCGATGACAATTCGTGCGAATGCCTTTCCAGAAGCAACCCAATGGAGTGAAGGTGAGAAGCATGCAGTGAGCAATTTTTGGCCCCACCTAGTTCGAGCGCTACCATCGGATGTAATCTTCATTGCCGACCCTGAAGGCTCAATAATGGGAGTTGGAAGTTCGATTGGGCCCCAATATGTTGGGAATGGTACGAGCGATATGAGATTGGTTGGAGCCCTTAGGGAGGTTTTGGCAGGTGGTCACCTTGGATATGAGGAAGTCCAAGGTGTTCTAAGAGATGTTCTTCCTTTTAAATTTGAAGATAACAAGTGTTCCTCTGGAGTTAGTGAGACGTTGCTTTCGGCTTTTTTGATTGGCCAGCGTATGAACAGGGAAACCGATCGTGAGTTGAAAGCGTATTGCCTTGCATTTGATGATCAACTTGgtaggtttttatttattcattagtTATTTCACGTGCTGGATTTTAAGTGATGAATGGTTTGAATTAGCCTATGtatctttttcttgtttaatgcAATTCTCAGTTGGGCATTAGGTCTCGCACCAGTTGCTGATGTTAGATCATTGACTCATTACGGTGAACCTTATGATGGAAACACTCGTTTCTTTAGGAGCACATTGTTTGTTGCTGCTGTTAGATCCTGTTATGGCGAATCTTCCTTGCTTCATGGTGTGGAGTGGATGCCACCTAAGGTCAGCCTTCTGCTTATTAAATGTTGCAgcgtgtttggttaaaattaaaatttatctgGTCCCTAATTTTAAGGTGATGTTGATGATCTCACCTGTGAATTTATGCTTCCAATTCTAAGTCCTTTTGGAAGTAACACTGACAAAATGACTTGTTCTTAATATTTCTGATATTGGCATATTCATTACCTGTAGGGGAAATTACTTccaatgaaacttttttttttagatgctgAAAAAAGTATGGTAGTACTATCTGCTTTCACAACTTACGGAACTCACCACATCCCTTTTCATGATTATTTGATTGGTCTAGTATTTTCTTTAGGGAGGCATAACAGAAGAACAGATGCTGAAGTTTATGGGAGCAAATACAAGATTGACTCCTTTGCAGGCTAAAGAGCTTCTCGAGGTCTGTCACATTCTAATTACACAGTGCTACTTTACATTTGTCTCCTTGCTGTGCTGAAACTTTGTAACTGTCATTTCAGGATGAGGAGCTTGGTTTTGCCTACGTAAGTCAGCGTGAAGCTTGCCCATCCCTGTATGCAATCTAACCACGTACATCTATTTCAACCCTTCATCTCCCTTCTTCCTTGCATGGATAGATATCTCCATCATGCCTGTTTTATCATGtccatgatttttttgtgttccaTTTTGCAGATATTCATTGATTGGGCTGAGGGAGCACATAAAGAAACGTCCCCCTCTGGCAACAACTGAAAAGGTTCAACAATTTGTGAAGGTGGGTCATGTTGTATATCACTATGTTGAATGGCATATTTATTTATCTGCACATCCAGACAGTCCTCTTTTCTTCTCTAAGAACACTTTGTTAGGTAGCACTTTATGCGAATAAATTTCTGTTTGCAATACCCTTGAAACGTACAGCGACTTAACATTTTTGGAAGGAGCTTGTTTTGCTCTTGTTCTGTTTTTGTTGTAGTTGTTTTCTAAGATAATTTAGAGATGGACGAAGGAAGTTGCAAAGAtgagagggaaaaaagaagaagaagaagaaagaaatgttttGAGATGAAGTGACAATTCATTACTTATTTCACTAGCTtacatcacacacacacacacacacatataagaaaaaagtataaaattactTTACTACCCTTGACTTCacactataaataataaatgctCCTTACAGCACTCCCCCTCAAAGCAAACCCAACCAATGGTTTTTGGTGGGACAGTATAGGACCACGTTCTTGTAGGAACTCCATTCGAGTTCTGAACTTAAGAACTCTTAGTGGCATCTTATTAATGAGATATGTTGCTCCAAGAACTGCATCTCTCTGGTAGGTTTTGGGCAAATTCCTTGTGAACATTAGAGATCTGGCAGATTGTAGTAACTGCTTGTTCTCTTGCTTAGCTAAACCATTCTGATTTGATGTATTTACATAACTAGTCTGATGCAGAATTCCATGTTCCAGCATATAGCTTTGAAAACCCCCTTCCATGTACTTTGTACCATTATCACTCCTTAAGATCTAAAATTTAGCATTAAACTATGTAGATATCTTGTTATGAAACCTCATAAAGCAAGAGAACACTTCACTTTTATTATGCATCAAATAAACCTAAATAGTACAACTATAACAATCAATAAAAGTAACAAACCACCTATAACCAGATAAGAAAACAGCTGGACTAGGACCCTAAACATCTGAGTGAAATACCATAAAACGTTTACTACTTTTATTATTAGTTGAGGAATAAGTAGCACATGTATGCTTAGCTAATTCACATGCATCACAATATAAGGTTTTTGTAGTGGATTGCTTAGATAATGCTGGAAAAGGCTTTCTTGGAACACAAAAGATGAATGCCTTATTCAATTATGCCATAAAATTAATTCTTGATTGACTTCTTTAAAGATGGTCACCAGCCCATGTTTGAACACACTTGTGTTTCCTGAACCAACAAAACCAACTTCTAACAAATATAAGCCATCGTCCACCCTACCACAGCCAATCACTTTCTTTGTCTCTAGGTACTTGAACACATAATGAGTAGAGTAGAATGAGATTTTACACTCAAAATCTTTAGTTATTTTACTAATAGATGGAAGATTAAAAGAGAACTTGGGAACATGAAAAACTGAGGTTAAAGATAAACTTGGGAACCATCAACTATACGAACTTGATAAACTTAGGAACCATCAACTAtatgaactttatctttaccTGAGAAAAGATtgtaagatgaaaaaaaatttgaagactAAGTCATGTAATCTTTAGCTCCTGAATCTATCACCTAAtgatcagaataaaaaatgttggaagaattaaaaGCTATCATTAGCATACCTACATGTGCAAAGTTCGATGAAGAGGAAGGATCAAGCTTGGCTATTAGATATCTAACCgtctaaatatttttcttggacaaagttgggggggggggggttaatTGACTATCAAGAATTGAACTCTCAATTATCTTCGGTTATCTCTAACACAAGTGTTTGTGTTCTAGGAAAACCTATTCTTTTCCcaccttgtttttttaaaggacATCCATGTAACTGTCAGCATGTCTCCCTAGTATGTTTGGTTCGTCCACAATAATCACACTTCATTTTTGCTTTGTCAGCTAACCTTGGTTCACTAAGACTTGTAAATCCCCTAATAAAGTTATTCAATGTTTAACCCAACTATAATATGGTCATATTCAATGTTTAACCCAACTAGGAAGTCATAGACATATTCCTTGTCAATTGAAACTTTATTGCATCACTTGGACAATATGCCTGGAATCATGGTAGAAGCCTAACTCTTGCTACAAACTACTCAGTATCACAAAGTATTAGGCTACAAACATGTCACGTTGCTTGGTAtcatgaacctttttttttatctcataagCCCGGGCATCATTATCCAATTGTGAGTACGTCTGGCTGGTAGCATTCCATATTTTTGAAGCAAAATCTAATAAAAGATAACCACGAGCAATCAAAGGTTGCATAGAGTTGATGAGCTAGGACATGACTAGAGAATGTCTAGTTATTggtctcttctcttctcctgtGATGTACCCGTACTATCCACGTCCCTTGATAAACAACAAACAAGATCGGGACCAAGCTAGATAATCATTTTCATCTATTTGAAATGGCTGATTTAGAGGGTAGAATTCTCATTCACAACTCCAACCCGACTCCCACTACTATCACCAGAGGCGAGACTGATTTTATCAACTGAATTCTTCTGTCATATTCACAACACTACCAAGAACTATATATCTGATGACCAAAAGAACCTAATTAGTCACTAACTCATAAccattttatatgaaattgacagctcaaacaacaacaattattgGTGAGACATTAGGGCTTATGTTCATGAAGTCAAGACATTTTTCAATCTAAACATTGTGGTGATGCTGTGCTGAAATCAGCATGTTGTTTTGCTGATGTTAGCAAAACAGTTACTCTCCTTTCAAAACAATGTTGATGCTTGAACTCGCTAGATTTGTTTGTTGTGCTTTGATACCAAGTTGTTTTCTAGAGATGGAAGAAGTTTGAAagatgagaggaaaaaaagaagaaagaaatgtttttgaagtgacagccccccccccccccccccccccccccccacacacatacacacactaCCCTTGACTCTCACTATAAATAATAAACGCTCCTAAAAACAGTTGTTCAGGCATTTTAATTTCTATAGTAATTAATATGCAGGGAATACTTATATTATGTATGTCATCTGTATTAATTACAGCCTCTACTTTCCTTCCTCAACAAAAGTGGTGTTTATTTTGGTGTGTAACTTTTCAATTGTGTTTTTCTGAATAGGCTCGGGGGAGAGAAGCAATTGTTACTGGGTTTTATCATGAAGGCTATGAGGAGCCTCTTTTAATGCTTATGAAAAGAAGAGGTGTTCATTCTGGTTTGGTGGTGAAGGTATGGACTATGCATTTGCCATTGAACTCATAGGTTTCCCAAACATTTACCTTAATAAATCTGTCTTAAGAgagattttgatttgaaaacaAGGGAGTACAGTTTTCTGAAATGGTTTGCACGAGTTTGTTATTTATCTTTGGAGTATCATCAACTGAGTAATCAAAAGGAACTACTTGTTGTACTTTCTCACTGTGGGGTGTTTAATTTAGGGCGAGGAAGGGGCCCTCTCAATGACAACAAAATTCCGATCTGTGAATGCATCAAAAGGACTTCCTGTGAACTACTGTTCAGGCTTTCGTTCATTGAGCATGGATTCTGCTTTTGAACTTGATGGTATTTGTTAATATGTCTTTCTTACTTCCTATGAATGATTGTGGTCTTGTTAGTTTGCTCACGTGCTCATTTAAATACAGTCTCATAGTAGGATGTGTATGCTTTGGTTGCACACACACAAGAAAGAGAACTAATGCCCCACTCAAATATCTTGACTGAAATACCTGTAAATTGTATTTTCCATAGAAATAGTGTTTTTGCTTGTTTATATTTGACCTTCAAgttttggtgatgatgatgtggcTAAGATAGTAACTAATGCCGTGA is part of the Populus alba chromosome 10, ASM523922v2, whole genome shotgun sequence genome and encodes:
- the LOC118045418 gene encoding protein POOR HOMOLOGOUS SYNAPSIS 1, giving the protein MKNMEAGSSLAIIGHEGGEEEQRVPSAIPTDQWQVTFSRFINYPSLPSTCPSLIPLPHNRTCRPTRGTWISSVSATASLQLLNYQSNSKDAILGLSLNGTVLEEHYIWKLHFSWPQVSCVSGYPSRGTRAVFVTFKDSLDEIQKFGFRFSTFSEAEAFINALKVILEDPIETERLDSDFQSAISSQSVFMPTDGYKPRAWVEEESSTMGPVQDYSPQLQLSWNKEAEQASLSTEKSLNHNNEGISPAMPPSFTSLLLDCCSEVKQGQPSSSHEIDLKSQIMKYMEDSSFQDMLSKVERVINELGDDLIL
- the LOC118045366 gene encoding LOW QUALITY PROTEIN: uncharacterized protein (The sequence of the model RefSeq protein was modified relative to this genomic sequence to represent the inferred CDS: deleted 1 base in 1 codon), with amino-acid sequence MKSLLSPQPSLPTHITEPRINLSRSKVTSSLRFDRDRWIGRKKCGLTLNAVLDPATIDQFGISESELVNPAVSTSYRSSKLPKPNQTVLDAQARVCTGPTQTKPLSEDQAFKVFGTILRSARGELKDEEQVSKAQLGAFFAAMTIRANAFPEATQWSEGEKHAVSNFWPHLVRALPSDVIFIADPEGSIMGVGSSIGPQYVGNGTSDMRLVGALREVLAGGHLGYEEVQGVLRDVLPFKFEDNKCSSGVSETLLSAFLIGQRMNRETDRELKAYCLAFDDQLGLAPVADVRSLTHYGEPYDGNTRFFRSTLFVAAVRSCYGESSLLHGVEWMPPKGGITEEQMLKFMGANTRLTPLQAKELLEDEELGFAYVSQREACPSLYSLIGLREHIKKRPPLATTEKVQQFVKARGREAIVTGFYHEGYEEPLLMLMKRRGVHSGLVVKGEEGALSMTTKFRSVNASKGLPVNYCSGFRSLSMDSAFELDGVSRQNFKTEVNAKDFGFEPTDTPRTDRSVSKNIELGLGALHGQKGPAYDRIVLNAGMVDHLLGCDGAEDVSTALDRAREAIDSGKALKKLLNYIRVSQKMR